The proteins below are encoded in one region of Vicia villosa cultivar HV-30 ecotype Madison, WI unplaced genomic scaffold, Vvil1.0 ctg.000525F_1_1, whole genome shotgun sequence:
- the LOC131629150 gene encoding LOB domain-containing protein 25-like: MASSSVYSNSPCAACKFLRRKCMPDCIFAPYFPPEEPQKFANVHKIFGASNVSKLLNEVQPHQREDAVNSLAYEAEARIKDPVYGCVGAISVLQRQVISLQKELDSTNADLIRYTQILPNPQEHGGPSPPPPPPPPFYCPSPWNNNDPLGEAYHTSGGGDNM, translated from the coding sequence ATGGCATCTTCAAGCGTGTACTCAAATTCACCATGTGCAGCGTGCAAGTTTTTGAGAAGGAAGTGCATGCCAGATTGCATATTTGCTCCATATTTTCCACCAGAAGAACCACAGAAATTTGCAAACGTTCACAAAATATTTGGTGCAAGCAATGTGAGTAAACTTCTGAATGAAGTTCAACCTCATCAAAGAGAAGATGCAGTCAACTCTCTTGCCTATGAAGCCGAGGCGAGAATTAAAGATCCTGTTTATGGTTGTGTTGGTGCTATTTCAGTCCTCCAAAGACAAGTTATTAGTCTCCAAAAGGAACTCGATTCTACTAATGCCGATTTGATTCGCTATACTCAAATATTGCCAAATCCTCAAGAACATGGAGGAccttctcctcctcctcctcctccaccaCCTTTTTACTGTCCTTCACCTTGGAACAATAATGATCCACTAGGGGAAGCTTATCACACAAGTGGAGGTGGTGACAATATGTGA